From one Syngnathoides biaculeatus isolate LvHL_M chromosome 12, ASM1980259v1, whole genome shotgun sequence genomic stretch:
- the LOC133510036 gene encoding max-interacting protein 1-like produces the protein MLKYVGQQRQNDELKTRQLVLERGAFMDPRDSGDAFGRSLGDASHGELSAMDTFMKNVQVLLDAAHYIDSVDKSSGKCEHGYASTYHANEAAHPQKHRKFNKNRKLDNTHNRSAHNELEKNRRAHLRLCLERLKSLIPLGPDCSRHTTLGLLNKAKVHIKKLEEMDRRSQHQLDTLEREQRYLQRQLAQLQTLGERDRVRTDSLASPTDSERSESDREEIEVDVECTDFSLGDIDSVSSGGASDLDDQSSRQSSASDEGYSTGSLKVAFSA, from the exons atgCTCAAGTACGTGGGACAACAACGACAGAACGACGAGCTGAAAACCCGGCAGCTAGTTTTGGAGCGCGGTGCGTTCATGGACCCGCGGGATTCGGGAGACGCGTTCGGCCGCTCGCTCGGCGACGCGTCCCACGGCGAGCTTTCCGCCATGGACACGTTCATGAAGAACGTCCAAGTGTTGCTGGACGCCGCGCACTACATCGACAGCGTGGATAAGAGCAGCGGAA AATGTGAGCATGGTTATGCTTCGACGTACCATGCCAATGAGGCGGCGCATCCACAGAAACATCGTAAATTCAACAAGAACAGGAAACTGGACAATACTCACAATAG gtcaGCCCACaatgaactggaaaaaaatag ACGAGCACATCTCCGCCTGTGCTTGGAAAGATTGAAGTCGCTCATCCCTCTGGGACCAGACTGCAGTCGGCACACCACGCTGGGACTCCTCAACAAGGCCAAAGTGCACATCAAG AAACTGGAGGAGATGGACCGGAGGAGTCAGCACCAGCTGGATACCCTGGAGCGGGAGCAGCGGTACCTGCAGAGGCAGCTGGCCCAGCTGCAGACGCTCGGCGAGAGGGACCGCGTCCGCACGGACAGCCTGGCCTCGCCCACGGACTCTGAGCGCTCCGAATCGGACCGAG AGGAGATCGAAGTGGACGTGGAGTGCACCGACTTCTCCCTCGGCGACATCGACAGCGTGAGTAGCGGCGGCGCCAGCGACCTCGACGACCAGAGCAGCCGGCAGAGCTCGGCCAGCGACGAGGGCTACTCCACCGGCAGCCTCAAAGTGGCCTTCTCGGCTTGA